In the Dama dama isolate Ldn47 chromosome 13, ASM3311817v1, whole genome shotgun sequence genome, one interval contains:
- the ZBTB42 gene encoding zinc finger and BTB domain-containing protein 42 isoform X2 — MGGTPRMKRDRPGGSRDTVRLNGDIVTAPAFGRLLDFMYEGRLDLRSLPVEDVLAAASYLHMYDIVKVCKNRLREKERALPPETPASGAELPGRPPGPLSAWAPAPPPASLKARLPPAGPKATRPPPAPGPPPWQAPGESDRALDLSLKPGPKRPPVCPPCVLQTAPCRQKQPGTQPVVKEEPASESEPEDGCSSPRSAHSPLRPPGVPAAEPLARGLGPLPVRGVGRGALGPEAEHGALEAALRPSGRLCLCPLCGKLFPGAHVLQPHLSAHFRERDGGRARLSPDGAAPTCPLCRKTFSCTYTLKRHERTHSGEKPYTCVQCGKSFQYSHNLSRHAVVHTREKPHACRWCERRFTQSGDLYRHVRKFHCGLVKSLLV, encoded by the exons ATGGGGGGGACCCCGAGGATGAAGCG GGACAGGCCCGGGGGCAGCCGCGACACGGTGCGGCTCAACGGCGACATCGTCACGGCGCCTGCCTTCGGCCGTCTGCTGGACTTCATGTACGAGGGCCGCCTGGACCTGCGCAGCCTGCCCGTCGAGGACGTCCTGGCCGCCGCCAGCTATCTGCATATGTACGACATCGTCAAGGTCTGCAAGAACAGGCTCCGCGAGAAGGAGCGCGCGCTGCCCCCGGAGACGCCCGcctctggggcagagctgccggGCCGGCCCCCGGGCCCTCTGTCTGCCTGGGCCCCCGCGCCCCCTCCAGCCTCTCTGAAGGCCAGGCTCCCTCCCGCTGGGCCAAAGGCCACCCGCCCTCCGCCCGCACCGGGACCTCCCCCCTGGCAGGCGCCTGGAGAGTCAGACCGGGCCCTGGACCTGTCGCTGAAGCCCGGCCCGAAGCGGCCGCCCGTCTGCCCACCCTGCGTCCTCCAGACCGCCCCCTGCCGCCAGAAGCAGCCCGGGACCCAGCCGGTGGTGAAGGAGGAGCCAGCCTCGGAGTCCGAGCCGGAGGACGGCTGCAGCAGCCCTCGGAGCGCCCACAGTCCCCTGCGGCCCCCCGGTGTTCCCGCGGCGGAGCCCCTGGCCCGGGGCTTGGGGCCGCTACCGGTCCGCGGGGTGGGCAGGGGGGCGCTGGGGCCCGAGGCGGAGCACGGGGCGCTGGAGGCCGCGCTGCGGCCGAGCGGGCGCCTCTGCCTCTGCCCGCTGTGCGGCAAGCTGTTCCCCGGCGCCCACGTGCTGCAGCCGCACCTCAGCGCCCACTTCCGCGAGCGGGACGGCGGCCGCGCGCGCCTCTCGCCCGACGGGGCGGCACCCACATGCCCGCTCTGCAGGAAGACCTTCTCCTGCACGTACACGCTGAAGAGGCACGAGCGTACGCACTCGGGCGAGAAGCCCTACACGTGCGTGCAGTGCGGCAAGAGCTTCCAGTATTCGCACAACCTGAGCCGCCACGCCGTGGTGCACACGCGCGAGAAGCCGCACGCCTGCCGCTGGTGCGAGCGCCGCTTCACGCAGTCGGGGGACCTCTACCGCCACGTGCGCAAGTTCCACTGTGGCTTGGTCAAGTCCCTGCTGGTGTGA
- the ZBTB42 gene encoding zinc finger and BTB domain-containing protein 42 isoform X1, whose product MEFPEHGGRLLGRLRQQRELGFLCDCTVLVGDARFPAHRAVLAACSVYFHLFYRDRPGGSRDTVRLNGDIVTAPAFGRLLDFMYEGRLDLRSLPVEDVLAAASYLHMYDIVKVCKNRLREKERALPPETPASGAELPGRPPGPLSAWAPAPPPASLKARLPPAGPKATRPPPAPGPPPWQAPGESDRALDLSLKPGPKRPPVCPPCVLQTAPCRQKQPGTQPVVKEEPASESEPEDGCSSPRSAHSPLRPPGVPAAEPLARGLGPLPVRGVGRGALGPEAEHGALEAALRPSGRLCLCPLCGKLFPGAHVLQPHLSAHFRERDGGRARLSPDGAAPTCPLCRKTFSCTYTLKRHERTHSGEKPYTCVQCGKSFQYSHNLSRHAVVHTREKPHACRWCERRFTQSGDLYRHVRKFHCGLVKSLLV is encoded by the coding sequence ATGGAGTTCCCGGAGCACGGCGGGCGGCTGCTGGGCCGCCTGAGGCAGCAGCGCGAGCTGGGCTTCCTGTGCGACTGCACGGTGCTGGTGGGCGACGCGCGCTTCCCGGCCCACCGCGCCGTGCTGGCCGCGTGCAGCGTCTACTTCCATCTCTTCTACAGGGACAGGCCCGGGGGCAGCCGCGACACGGTGCGGCTCAACGGCGACATCGTCACGGCGCCTGCCTTCGGCCGTCTGCTGGACTTCATGTACGAGGGCCGCCTGGACCTGCGCAGCCTGCCCGTCGAGGACGTCCTGGCCGCCGCCAGCTATCTGCATATGTACGACATCGTCAAGGTCTGCAAGAACAGGCTCCGCGAGAAGGAGCGCGCGCTGCCCCCGGAGACGCCCGcctctggggcagagctgccggGCCGGCCCCCGGGCCCTCTGTCTGCCTGGGCCCCCGCGCCCCCTCCAGCCTCTCTGAAGGCCAGGCTCCCTCCCGCTGGGCCAAAGGCCACCCGCCCTCCGCCCGCACCGGGACCTCCCCCCTGGCAGGCGCCTGGAGAGTCAGACCGGGCCCTGGACCTGTCGCTGAAGCCCGGCCCGAAGCGGCCGCCCGTCTGCCCACCCTGCGTCCTCCAGACCGCCCCCTGCCGCCAGAAGCAGCCCGGGACCCAGCCGGTGGTGAAGGAGGAGCCAGCCTCGGAGTCCGAGCCGGAGGACGGCTGCAGCAGCCCTCGGAGCGCCCACAGTCCCCTGCGGCCCCCCGGTGTTCCCGCGGCGGAGCCCCTGGCCCGGGGCTTGGGGCCGCTACCGGTCCGCGGGGTGGGCAGGGGGGCGCTGGGGCCCGAGGCGGAGCACGGGGCGCTGGAGGCCGCGCTGCGGCCGAGCGGGCGCCTCTGCCTCTGCCCGCTGTGCGGCAAGCTGTTCCCCGGCGCCCACGTGCTGCAGCCGCACCTCAGCGCCCACTTCCGCGAGCGGGACGGCGGCCGCGCGCGCCTCTCGCCCGACGGGGCGGCACCCACATGCCCGCTCTGCAGGAAGACCTTCTCCTGCACGTACACGCTGAAGAGGCACGAGCGTACGCACTCGGGCGAGAAGCCCTACACGTGCGTGCAGTGCGGCAAGAGCTTCCAGTATTCGCACAACCTGAGCCGCCACGCCGTGGTGCACACGCGCGAGAAGCCGCACGCCTGCCGCTGGTGCGAGCGCCGCTTCACGCAGTCGGGGGACCTCTACCGCCACGTGCGCAAGTTCCACTGTGGCTTGGTCAAGTCCCTGCTGGTGTGA